The following is a genomic window from Candidatus Atribacteria bacterium ADurb.Bin276.
CATTAGGGGTAAACGACGAGAAGAAACAAAAGACGACTGACGGGAAAATTCTAATAAAGAACCACCTTTCTTTACAACATCAGTAGACAGATGGATACATAAATAATCCGGACATAAGGAATAAATAAATTTTATTTTATTCTCATCGGACAAGGAGAGATCGATGATATCAACCACCATTTTGGCTTGGTTTAATTGAGTAGCATCTCGTACTTCTTCCAAAGTATAAGTAGAGGCTCCGGCTAAAACCGACACCATATTAGCACCTGCAGAGATAGTCTCATTTGTTTCCCAACGACCAGCATCAGCAATTTTTGTATCGGCAAAAAGTATCTTATCACCCTTTGTCCAGTCTTTAATTAGCTCAACTATTGATAAGCCATATCGCATTATAAGTGGGGTACCTATTTCTACAATATCAACAACTGATAGAACCTCTGGTTTTAACAATTTTTTGGCTTCCTGTTTGGTGAGTATATCCAGAGCAATTTGAAATAGTGCTTTTCTTTGATTCATAGCTTTTATTAATTAATCCTCCAACAAACGAATGATTAAGCC
Proteins encoded in this region:
- the hxlA gene encoding 3-hexulose-6-phosphate synthase, encoding MNQRKALFQIALDILTKQEAKKLLKPEVLSVVDIVEIGTPLIMRYGLSIVELIKDWTKGDKILFADTKIADAGRWETNETISAGANMVSVLAGASTYTLEEVRDATQLNQAKMVVDIIDLSLSDENKIKFIYSLCPDYLCIHLSTDVVKKGGSLLEFSRQSSFVSSRRLPLMVAGGIHSLNLPEILKSIRPAIVVAGSSITKAPNPKLEAQNMRRIIDETIFF